A single Opisthocomus hoazin isolate bOpiHoa1 chromosome 1, bOpiHoa1.hap1, whole genome shotgun sequence DNA region contains:
- the MANSC4 gene encoding MANSC domain-containing protein 4: MLPLVAVAEVLLVLGLPVESGSLCSPTTFYKNCWIRRFPGLLIDLQESQKRGAQVLKIYAEVSPQQCSRTCCLLRNVSCNLAVFYHGAIHENMNCLHMSCPALESCILKARINVTLYNITTGIDPDLLIFEKLTSKEPNTHSSPSKYERQNSTKTTEWERCQRHNSTSSSLLLQAPSSTTSHGFTANAYTSGTSLTLQKTEIPTYSRAETFPLDDHFAERASTTSVSTKSITSSDKKTGHSTMTSKSAEVLSHMPTPPRLNSSKQHLNETKGYSGRNYTSDNEAPAWEAAALGVWLIPVVLCSSLLFLCCCTIAFTAGRCRNRRGQYKPIRRRRTMSRQFIRYNTVKGNL; the protein is encoded by the exons ATGCTTCCGCTGGTGGCAGTAGCAGAAGTGCTGTTGGTCCTGGGTTTGCCTGTGGAGTCAGGCTCTCTCTGCTCACCCACTACCTTTTACAAAAACTGCTGGATCCGACGCTTCCCAGGTCTTCTGATTGACCTGCAGGAATCACAGAAGAGGGGAGCCCAGGTGCTGAAGATTTATGCAGAAGTCTCACCTCAACAGTGCAGCAGAACCTGCTGCCTTCTGAGGAACG TTTCCTGCAATCTAGCAGTGTTCTACCATGGAGCCATTCACGAGAATATGAATTGCCTGCACATGTCTTGCCCAGCATTGGAAAGCTGCATACTAAAGGCTAGAATCAATGTCACTTTGTACAACATCACAACAG GGATTGATCCAGATCTTCTTATTTTTGAAAAACTGACATCCAAAGAGCCAAATACTCACTCCTCACCAAGTAAATACGAAAGGCAAAACAGCACAAAGACCACCGAGTGGGAAAGATGCCAGCGTCATAATTCCACATCAAGTTCCCTTCTGCTCCAAGCTCCATCTTCTACCACTAGCCACGGCTTCACAGCAAACGCTTACACCTCCGGCACCAGCCTGACGCTCCAAAAAACTGAAATCCCTACTTATTCCAGGGCAGAAACTTTTCCACTGGACGATCATTTTGCTGAGAGGGCAAGCACAACTTCAGTAAGCACTAAGTCAATCACCAGCTCAGACAAGAAGACTGGACACTCAACTATGACATCCAAGTCTGCCGAGGTATTATCCCACATGCCCACTCCTCCTCGTCTGAACAGCAGTAAGCAACACTTAAATGAAACCAAAGGCTACAGTGGTAGGAACTATACTTCAGATAATGAGGCACCTGCTTGGGAAGCtgcagctttgggtgtctggtTGATTCCTGTTGTTCTttgctcttctctcctcttcctttgctgttgtaCTATTGCGTTCACAGCAGGGCGTTGCAGAAATAGGAGAGGGCAGTATAAGCCCATAAGGAGAAGAAGAACAATGTCGAGACAATTCATAAGATATAATACTGTCAAAGGCAATTTGTAA